In a single window of the Renibacterium salmoninarum ATCC 33209 genome:
- a CDS encoding metallophosphoesterase, whose product MSAAEPVRRRNPWLTGVGTMAGVGAACVAYGALIERNWFDLRRETVPVLPAGSAPVRVLHLSDIHMDVRQKRKTDWLQSLADLKPDLVVNTGDNLTNPKAIAPLLEALAPLMDFPGVFVSGSNDYYAPILKNPAVYLQRKRKAPKNQPIHLDTARMHAGFGAAGWVEMTNRNQSLAINGIRFDFSGVDDPHLNRERYAGWPMGSSSQDSSPHVKIALTHAPYQRVLDHFTADGADFILAGHTHGGQLCIPGYGALVSNCDLPTWRAKGLNDWQSNGRSTPVNVSGGIGTSRFAPVRFACRPEAVLLELASRVG is encoded by the coding sequence ATGAGCGCTGCTGAACCGGTCCGACGTCGGAATCCTTGGCTGACCGGCGTCGGAACCATGGCTGGGGTTGGCGCGGCCTGCGTTGCCTACGGAGCCTTGATTGAGCGCAACTGGTTCGATCTTCGCCGAGAGACCGTACCGGTCTTGCCCGCTGGCTCCGCGCCGGTCAGGGTGCTGCACCTTTCGGACATTCATATGGATGTCCGGCAGAAACGCAAAACGGATTGGTTGCAGAGCCTCGCTGATCTGAAACCAGATTTGGTAGTCAATACGGGCGATAACTTGACCAACCCCAAAGCAATTGCGCCGCTCCTCGAAGCGCTGGCTCCTTTGATGGATTTTCCTGGTGTCTTTGTGTCCGGGTCGAATGACTACTACGCCCCGATTCTTAAGAACCCGGCAGTGTATTTGCAGCGCAAGCGGAAAGCGCCAAAAAATCAGCCGATTCATCTGGATACCGCCAGGATGCATGCGGGCTTTGGCGCTGCTGGCTGGGTCGAAATGACCAACCGAAATCAGTCGTTGGCCATCAATGGAATCCGCTTCGACTTCAGCGGCGTGGACGACCCACATCTAAATCGCGAACGCTACGCTGGCTGGCCGATGGGGTCCTCCAGCCAGGATTCGTCCCCCCATGTGAAGATTGCGCTGACACACGCTCCTTATCAGCGCGTATTGGACCATTTCACCGCCGACGGCGCAGATTTTATCCTGGCCGGCCACACTCACGGCGGCCAGCTCTGCATCCCAGGCTACGGAGCTTTGGTGAGCAATTGTGATTTGCCAACCTGGCGCGCCAAAGGCCTCAACGATTGGCAAAGCAACGGGCGTTCGACGCCGGTCAATGTCTCCGGCGGAATCGGGACTTCGCGCTTCGCGCCAGTGCGGTTTGCCTGCCGACCGGAAGCTGTTTTGTTAGAACTAGCCAGCCGCGTTGGGTGA